GGGCAGCGGCGGGCCGGGCCTGCCCTTCCGGCTGGACCGGATCGAGGATGTGGGCCGCCACCGCATCGCGCGGGGCGAGGTCGCGGGCCGGCCCTTCAACGTGACCATACCCGAGGGCGCGGCGATCCCCGCTTTGCCCGACCGGGTGCTGCCGGACCCGGCCCGGACGGGGGTTTTCGTGAACGACTGGCGGGTCGAGCCGCAGGAAAGGGCCGCGTGATGGACAAGCCGCTGAACAACCGCGCCTGGTGGCTGGTCCTGCCCGTCCTGCTGCTGGTCGCCTTTTCGGCCGTGATCCCGCTGATGACGGTGGTCAACTATTCGGTGCAGGACACCTTCGGGAACAACCAGTTCTTCTGGAACGGCATCGGCTGGTTCCAGGAGGTGCTGGCCAGCGACCGCATCCGCGCCGCGCTGGGGCGGCAACTGCTGTTTTCCGCCATCATCCTGGCGATCGAGATCCCGTTGGGCATCTTCATCGCGCTGAACATGCCCAAGCGGGGGTTCTGGGCCTCGGTCTGCCTGGTTCTGATGTCGCTGCCGCTGCTGATCCCGTGGAACGTGGTGGGCACGATCTGGCAGGTCTTTGGCCGGGTGGATATCGGCCTGCTGGGGCACGCGCTGGCCGCGCTGGGGATCGACTATAATTACGTCAACGATCCCATCGACGCTTGGGCCACGATCATCGTCATGGATGTGTGGCACTGGACGAGCCTTGTCGCGCTGCTGTGCTATGCCGGGCTGCAATCCATCCCCGACGCCTATTATCAGGCCGCGCGCATCGACCAGGCCAGCCGCTGGGCCGTGTTCCGCCATATCGAGCTGCCCAAGATGTCGGGCGTGCTGCTGATCGCGGTGCTGCTGCGCTTCATGGACAGTTTCATGATCTATACCGAACCCTTCGTGCTGACCGGGGGCGGGCCGGGCAATGCGACGACCTTCCTGTCGATCGACCTTGTGAAGACCGCCATCGGCCAGTTCGACCTTGGCCCCGCGGCCGCGTTCAGCCTGATCTATTTCCTCGTGATCCTGCTGATTTCCTGGGTGTTCTACACCGTCATGACCGCCCAGAGGGAGACGCCCTGATGGCCGCGCATCAGCGCAGGGGCGCGGGTTCGGCGGTCGTGATGACCACCTATCTGCTGTTCCTGCTGATCCCGATCTACTGGCTCGTGAACATGAGCCTCAAGACCAATGCCGAGATCACGGGCGCCTTCAGCCTTTATCCGCGCGCGCTGACCCTGGCCAATTATCGCACCATCCTGACCGATCCCAGCTGGTACATGGGCTATGTCAACAGCCTGATCTATGTCGTGCTGAACACGGCCATCTCGCTGGCGGTCGCGCTGCCCGCAGCCTATGCCTTCAGCCGCTATCGCTTCATGGGCGACAAGCACCTGTTCTTCTGGCTGCTGTCGAACCGCATGGCGCCGGCGGCGGTATTCGCGCTGCCGTTCTTTCAGCTGTATTCGGCGGTGGGGCTGTTCGACACCCATATCGCCGTTGCGCTGGCGCATTGCCTGTTCAACGTGCCGCTGGCGGTCTGGATCCTCGAAGGCTTCATGTCCGGCGTTCCGCGAGAGATCGACGAAACCGCCTATATCGACGGCCATTCGTTCCCCCGGTTCTTCCTGCGCATCTTCGTGCCGCTGATCGCCAGCGGGATCGGGATCGCGGCGTTCTTCTGTTTCATGTTCAGCTGGGTCGAACTGCTGCTGTCGCGCACGCTGACATCCGTGAACGCCAAGCCGATCGCGGCGACGATGACGCGCACCGTTTCCGCCTCGGGCCTCGACTGGGGGGTGCTGGCGGCGGCGGGGGTGCTGACGATCATCCCCGGCGCGCTGGTGATCTGGTTCGTGCGCAACTACATCGCCAAGGGCTTTGCATTGGGGAGGGTGTGATGAGCCGCGCGCTGAACGCAGGCTTTGCCGCCGTCGCCCTGGCCATGCTGGCCCTGCTGGGCTGGCTGGTCGCCATCGTGCCGGTCAAGGACGGCGCGCGCGACTGGTGGGGCAGCCTCAGTCCGGGCGGCTGGATGGCCTGGACCTTTCCGACCGCGCTGTTCTACTGGATCATCGCCGCCCTGCTGCTGACCTTTACCTGGATGGCGATCCGCTGGCCGGAAACGCCGCGGCGCGGCATCCTGCGCATCGCCACCACGCGCGGCGACCGGCTGTTCATCAGCCTGCTGGGCAGCGCCTTCATCAACCTCGCCTGGGTCGGCTTCGGGGGAAAGCCCGACTGGGCGGGGCTGGTCATCGCATTCATCTACGCCGCGGCGGTGTTCCGCTGGGTGTGACAACGGGCCGCACGGGTCCACAGGGGGAGGAAGACCATGAGACTGCACAGGACCACCGCCATCGCGCTGGCGCTGATGGCCACCGGCGCGCCGGGGATCGCGCTGGCCGGGATGGACGAGGCCAAGGCCTTTCTCGACACCGAGATCAAGGATCTGTCCGCCCTGACGCGCGCCGATCAGGAAAAGGAAATGCAGTGGTTCGTGGACGCGGCCAAGCCCTTTGCCGGCATGGACATCAAGGTCGTGTCCGAAACGATCACCACCCATGAATACGAATCCAAGGTGCTGGCCCCGGCCTTCACCGCCATCACCGGCATCAAGGTCACGCACGACCTGATCGGCGAAGGCGATGTCGTCGAAAAGCTGCAGACCCAGATGCAGTCGGGCGAGAACATCTACGACGCCTATGTCAACGACAGCGACCTGATCGGCACCCATTGGCGCTATAAACAGGCGCGCAGCCTGACGGAATGGATGGCCGGCGCGGGCAAGGACGTGACCGACCCGATGCTGGACGTTGACGATTTCATCGGCAAGTCCTTTACCACCGCGCCCGATGGGCAGATGTATCAGCTGCCCGACCAGCAGTTCGCCAACCTCTACTGGTTCCGCAAGGACTGGTTCGACGACGAGAAGAACAAGGCCGACTTCAAGGCGAAATATGGCTATGACCTGGGCGTGCCCGTCACCTGGTCGGCCTATGAGGACATCGCCGAGTTCTTCACCGGCCGCGAGATCGACGGCAAGAAGGTCTTTGGCCATATGGACTATGGCAAGAAGGACCCCTCGCTCGGCTGGCGCTTCACCGATGCGTGGCTGTCGATGGCC
Above is a genomic segment from Paracoccus contaminans containing:
- a CDS encoding carbohydrate ABC transporter permease, with product MDKPLNNRAWWLVLPVLLLVAFSAVIPLMTVVNYSVQDTFGNNQFFWNGIGWFQEVLASDRIRAALGRQLLFSAIILAIEIPLGIFIALNMPKRGFWASVCLVLMSLPLLIPWNVVGTIWQVFGRVDIGLLGHALAALGIDYNYVNDPIDAWATIIVMDVWHWTSLVALLCYAGLQSIPDAYYQAARIDQASRWAVFRHIELPKMSGVLLIAVLLRFMDSFMIYTEPFVLTGGGPGNATTFLSIDLVKTAIGQFDLGPAAAFSLIYFLVILLISWVFYTVMTAQRETP
- a CDS encoding carbohydrate ABC transporter permease; this translates as MAAHQRRGAGSAVVMTTYLLFLLIPIYWLVNMSLKTNAEITGAFSLYPRALTLANYRTILTDPSWYMGYVNSLIYVVLNTAISLAVALPAAYAFSRYRFMGDKHLFFWLLSNRMAPAAVFALPFFQLYSAVGLFDTHIAVALAHCLFNVPLAVWILEGFMSGVPREIDETAYIDGHSFPRFFLRIFVPLIASGIGIAAFFCFMFSWVELLLSRTLTSVNAKPIAATMTRTVSASGLDWGVLAAAGVLTIIPGALVIWFVRNYIAKGFALGRV
- a CDS encoding DUF2160 domain-containing protein codes for the protein MSRALNAGFAAVALAMLALLGWLVAIVPVKDGARDWWGSLSPGGWMAWTFPTALFYWIIAALLLTFTWMAIRWPETPRRGILRIATTRGDRLFISLLGSAFINLAWVGFGGKPDWAGLVIAFIYAAAVFRWV